A DNA window from Acidimicrobiia bacterium contains the following coding sequences:
- a CDS encoding CDP-alcohol phosphatidyltransferase family protein, protein MLDGRMRNGVQRGLTPVGAGLRRIGVTANLLTVLGLLASIATALLVATGHLIWGVVGLCVSGLLDVLDGTVARGSGDDGPRGAFFDSVTDRVSDALLLGGVAWYLAGTSAYAPILAFAVAALGAVISYERAKGEALGFSAKGGLMERAERMILLGVGLAFDILIPVLWVMLVLSAATTIQRFVKVWRQAGPPRESRTWRVRHRRAASAEGTQRRRWWEPRPGSSRARRERTRAGRSTRP, encoded by the coding sequence ATGCTCGACGGACGCATGCGCAACGGCGTGCAGCGGGGCCTCACCCCCGTGGGCGCCGGGCTCCGCCGCATCGGCGTCACCGCCAACCTCCTCACGGTGCTCGGCCTTCTCGCCTCGATCGCCACGGCCCTCCTCGTCGCCACCGGCCACCTCATCTGGGGCGTCGTCGGCCTGTGTGTCAGCGGGCTCCTCGACGTCCTCGACGGCACCGTCGCCCGCGGCAGCGGCGACGACGGTCCCCGCGGTGCGTTCTTCGACTCCGTCACCGACCGCGTGTCCGACGCCCTGCTGCTCGGTGGCGTGGCGTGGTACCTCGCGGGCACCAGCGCCTACGCGCCGATCCTGGCCTTCGCCGTGGCGGCCCTGGGCGCTGTCATCTCCTACGAGCGCGCCAAGGGGGAGGCGCTGGGTTTCAGTGCCAAGGGTGGCCTCATGGAGCGGGCGGAGCGCATGATCCTGCTCGGCGTCGGCCTGGCCTTCGACATCCTGATCCCGGTCCTCTGGGTGATGCTCGTCCTCAGTGCGGCCACCACGATCCAGCGTTTCGTGAAGGTCTGGCGACAGGCCGGCCCCCCGCGCGAGTCACGCACATGGCGCGTCCGGCACCGCCGCGCCGCGTCAGCCGAGGGAACGCAGCGCCGACGCTGGTGGGAGCCGCGGCCCGGCTCGAGCCGTGCCCGCCGCGAGCGCACGCGGGCGGGCCGTAGCACCCGACCCTGA
- a CDS encoding DUF3048 domain-containing protein, whose translation MPTRSRSTVPVLLAFLVALALVVGACSGGDSKEATATGEEVEAPAESSPTAPLTGLPDPDGEAASRPALSVKIDNNPDARPQNGLNQADIVWEEVVEGKATRFLAVFNSQSPETVGPIRSVRFTDPDLVWPLGGLFVYSGGVPEAVAALNAVPVQSVDENIEEPEMFRFGDRPAPHNLYGRPNELWKLAEDPAAPLPLLRYLEGDETFGNDGGTDVEAVTIDFDSIGGGYTATWMWDADAGQFVRSTEGEPQVDALDDSPLAFPNLIIQFIDYNGGAGVEGAKGTVVGSADAWVLSEGQLVMGTWSRADLDSQTEFRDANGELVKLPPGRTWITLPQIGSSVDVQAAAPTESPSPE comes from the coding sequence GTGCCCACACGTTCCCGTTCCACGGTCCCCGTCCTGCTCGCATTCCTCGTCGCTCTCGCGCTCGTCGTGGGGGCCTGCTCGGGGGGTGACTCGAAGGAGGCGACCGCCACGGGCGAAGAGGTCGAGGCCCCGGCCGAGTCGAGCCCCACGGCGCCGCTCACCGGCCTGCCCGACCCCGACGGCGAGGCGGCCTCGCGGCCGGCGCTGTCGGTCAAGATCGACAACAACCCCGACGCGCGCCCACAGAACGGCCTCAACCAGGCCGACATCGTGTGGGAGGAGGTCGTCGAGGGCAAGGCGACGCGGTTCCTCGCCGTGTTCAACTCGCAGTCCCCCGAAACGGTCGGCCCCATCCGCTCGGTGCGCTTCACCGACCCCGACCTCGTGTGGCCCCTCGGCGGCCTGTTTGTGTACTCGGGCGGTGTTCCCGAGGCGGTGGCGGCGCTCAACGCGGTCCCGGTCCAGTCGGTCGACGAGAACATCGAGGAACCCGAGATGTTCCGGTTCGGCGACCGCCCGGCTCCGCACAACCTCTACGGCCGCCCGAACGAGCTCTGGAAGCTGGCCGAGGACCCTGCGGCCCCGCTGCCGCTGCTGCGCTATCTCGAGGGCGACGAGACCTTCGGGAACGACGGCGGGACCGACGTCGAGGCGGTCACGATCGACTTCGACTCCATCGGGGGCGGCTACACGGCCACGTGGATGTGGGACGCGGACGCCGGCCAGTTCGTGCGCTCCACGGAGGGGGAGCCGCAGGTCGACGCCCTCGACGACTCGCCTCTGGCCTTCCCCAACCTCATCATCCAGTTCATCGACTACAACGGCGGCGCAGGGGTCGAGGGTGCCAAGGGAACCGTCGTCGGGAGTGCCGACGCCTGGGTGCTCAGCGAAGGCCAGTTGGTGATGGGCACGTGGTCACGCGCGGATCTCGACTCGCAGACCGAGTTCCGCGACGCCAACGGTGAGCTCGTCAAGCTCCCACCCGGACGTACCTGGATCACGCTCCCGCAGATCGGCAGCTCGGTGGACGTTCAGGCCGCGGCTCCGACCGAGAGCCCGTCCCCGGAGTAG
- a CDS encoding M48 family metallopeptidase, which produces MAGFVVLIVGVVTAFELAFGYGPIWIVVAFVIAMLMVWGSYYKSDTIALKASRAKPAPREEYARYHNLVEGLCIAGGLPKPRLYIVDDPAPNAFATGRNPQHAAVAVTTGLLEKMNRVELEGVLAHELSHVKNYDILVSTICVTMVGVIALLADMGFRMMWLGGGRRRDNSSGGAGALLLVFALLLLVLAPIIARIMQFSVSRKRELLADASGVQLTRYPPGLISALEKLKDDQTVVHSATKATAQLWIESPLDEEEGHKQAKLNRMFQTHPPLDERIRILQEM; this is translated from the coding sequence ATGGCGGGCTTCGTCGTCCTGATCGTCGGCGTCGTCACGGCCTTCGAGCTGGCCTTCGGCTACGGGCCGATCTGGATCGTGGTGGCGTTCGTGATCGCCATGCTCATGGTGTGGGGCTCGTACTACAAGTCCGACACCATCGCGTTGAAGGCGAGCCGGGCGAAACCGGCGCCCCGGGAGGAGTACGCGCGCTACCACAACCTCGTGGAGGGGCTGTGTATCGCCGGCGGCCTCCCCAAGCCCCGTCTCTACATCGTCGACGACCCCGCCCCCAACGCCTTCGCCACGGGTCGTAACCCCCAGCACGCCGCCGTGGCCGTCACGACGGGCCTGCTCGAGAAGATGAACCGTGTGGAGCTGGAGGGCGTCCTGGCCCACGAGCTCAGTCACGTGAAGAACTACGACATCCTGGTGTCGACCATCTGCGTCACGATGGTCGGCGTCATCGCCCTGCTCGCCGACATGGGCTTCCGCATGATGTGGCTCGGGGGCGGGCGCCGCCGCGACAACAGCTCCGGGGGCGCCGGTGCACTTCTCCTGGTGTTCGCCCTGCTCCTGCTGGTCCTGGCGCCGATCATCGCCCGGATCATGCAGTTCTCTGTGTCACGCAAGCGTGAGCTGCTGGCGGATGCGTCGGGGGTCCAGCTCACCCGGTACCCTCCGGGGCTGATCTCGGCCCTCGAGAAGCTGAAGGACGACCAGACCGTCGTCCACTCCGCCACGAAGGCCACGGCCCAGCTCTGGATCGAGTCACCGCTCGACGAGGAGGAGGGCCACAAGCAGGCGAAGCTCAACCGGATGTTCCAGACGCATCCGCCACTCGACGAGCGCATCCGGATCCTGCAGGAGATGTAG
- the thrS gene encoding threonine--tRNA ligase → MSDLTITLPDGSTQQHPAGVTAGEIASGIGQRLGRDALAAREDGAWTDLDHPIERDVALEIITPASPEGREVLRHSTAHVLAQAVTDLFPGARFAIGPAIEDGFYYDFELPGGEHFSEGDLERIEERMRQIVADDEEFVRDEVDRDDALRIFSDQPYKREIIERVDPTDSSEVEDGEVISLYRNPRDGADEFVDLCRGPHVPSTGRLGAFKLLHVAGAYWRGDEKRPMLQRIYGTAWESQKALDEHLERLAEAERRDHRRLGAELDLFSFPEELGAGLALWHPKGAAVRRVMEDYSRDEHEAAGYDLVFTPHIARSNLWETSGHLDFYAEGMYPPMEVEGAQYYPKPMNCPFHILIYRSHTRSYRDLPVRIFELGSVYRYERSGVLHGLLRSRGFTQDDSHIFCSRDQIVDVLSELIEFVTRLLRAFGFEDFEADVSTRPEGKSVGSGTDWDLATAALIEAIGATEIPFEVAEGEGAFYGPKIDIHVRDAIGRRWQLSTLQVDFQEPARFGLSYVGSDNEKHQPIMIHRALFGSIERFFGLLIEHYAGAFPTWLAPVQVTVLPVADRHDPYALRVADRLESEGYRVERVDASHDSLGARVRDARLAKVPYVLVVGDADAEAGTVGVNRRGVKEPERDVPVDLFVDELAASVAARS, encoded by the coding sequence ATGAGCGACCTCACCATCACGCTTCCCGACGGCTCCACGCAGCAGCACCCCGCTGGTGTGACGGCAGGGGAGATCGCGTCCGGTATCGGACAGCGCCTCGGCCGTGACGCCCTCGCCGCGCGTGAGGATGGCGCCTGGACCGACCTCGACCACCCGATCGAGCGCGACGTCGCCCTGGAGATCATCACGCCCGCGTCGCCCGAGGGTCGTGAGGTCCTGCGTCATTCCACGGCGCACGTGCTCGCCCAGGCCGTGACGGACCTGTTCCCCGGTGCCAGGTTCGCGATCGGCCCGGCCATCGAGGACGGCTTCTACTACGACTTCGAGCTCCCCGGGGGAGAGCACTTCTCCGAGGGGGATCTCGAGCGCATCGAGGAGAGGATGCGCCAGATCGTGGCGGACGACGAGGAGTTCGTGCGCGACGAGGTCGACCGGGACGACGCGCTGCGGATCTTCTCCGACCAGCCCTACAAGCGTGAGATCATCGAGCGCGTCGACCCGACGGACTCGTCCGAGGTCGAGGACGGTGAGGTGATCTCGCTCTACCGCAACCCGCGCGACGGCGCCGACGAGTTCGTCGACCTCTGCCGCGGCCCGCACGTCCCGTCCACGGGCCGTCTCGGTGCATTCAAGCTCCTCCACGTCGCGGGGGCCTACTGGCGCGGTGACGAGAAGCGCCCGATGCTGCAGCGGATCTACGGCACCGCGTGGGAGTCGCAGAAGGCACTCGACGAGCACCTGGAGCGGCTTGCCGAGGCCGAGCGGCGCGACCATCGGCGCCTCGGAGCCGAGCTCGACCTCTTCTCCTTTCCCGAGGAGCTCGGAGCCGGGCTGGCGCTGTGGCACCCGAAGGGCGCTGCGGTACGCCGCGTGATGGAGGACTACTCGCGCGACGAGCACGAGGCCGCCGGCTACGACCTCGTGTTCACACCCCACATCGCCAGGTCGAACCTGTGGGAGACGAGCGGTCACCTCGACTTCTACGCCGAGGGCATGTACCCACCCATGGAGGTGGAGGGCGCTCAGTACTACCCCAAGCCCATGAACTGCCCGTTCCACATCCTGATCTACAGGTCCCACACGCGCTCGTACCGTGACCTGCCCGTACGGATCTTCGAACTGGGCTCCGTCTACCGCTACGAACGGTCGGGTGTTCTGCACGGTCTCCTGCGGAGCCGTGGCTTCACGCAGGACGACAGCCACATCTTCTGCTCGCGCGATCAGATCGTCGACGTGCTGAGCGAGCTCATCGAGTTCGTGACCCGGCTGCTACGGGCCTTCGGCTTCGAGGACTTCGAGGCCGACGTGTCGACACGCCCCGAGGGGAAGTCCGTCGGCTCGGGGACCGACTGGGACCTGGCGACGGCGGCGCTCATCGAGGCCATCGGGGCGACCGAGATCCCGTTCGAGGTCGCGGAGGGGGAGGGGGCCTTCTACGGCCCGAAGATCGACATCCACGTGCGCGACGCCATCGGGCGGCGCTGGCAGCTCTCGACGCTCCAGGTCGACTTCCAGGAGCCCGCTCGCTTCGGGCTGAGCTACGTCGGCTCCGACAACGAGAAGCACCAGCCGATCATGATCCACCGTGCGCTGTTCGGCTCGATCGAACGGTTCTTCGGCCTTCTCATCGAGCACTACGCCGGAGCATTCCCCACGTGGCTGGCGCCGGTGCAGGTCACGGTGCTGCCGGTGGCCGACCGCCATGATCCGTACGCCCTTCGCGTCGCCGACCGACTCGAGTCGGAGGGATACCGGGTCGAGCGCGTCGACGCCTCGCACGATTCGCTCGGCGCCCGTGTCCGCGATGCCCGCCTCGCCAAGGTTCCCTATGTTCTCGTGGTCGGTGACGCCGACGCGGAGGCCGGGACCGTGGGCGTGAACCGGCGTGGTGTGAAGGAGCCCGAGCGCGACGTTCCTGTGGACCTGTTCGTGGACGAACTCGCCGCGTCTGTTGCTGCTCGATCATGA
- a CDS encoding phosphatidylinositol mannoside acyltransferase: MAEPRRPTDHFAFLAYRSAAEIATRVPGPIGEPTARALGRALSLAQPGRRRIVRRNLERVWGGPRGAAATGRAVSAAFDSYGRYWLELFRLPSDPDGVLRGWSIDGFEHVEASIGLGRGTLLALPHLGGWEAAGLWMTSQGHHLSVVVEKVEPPELFDWFVDIRESLGMDVIPLGPDVATRSLQALADNSVLCLLCDRDLTGDGVEVEFFGETTTLPAGPALLALRTGAPLLPAAVYFRPRGGHHAVVRPPLDAARRGKLRDDIVDLTQRLAHELEELIRAAPEQWHLMQPNWPSDRTTGGRGRRAPFRMPFRAP, translated from the coding sequence GTGGCCGAGCCTCGACGGCCGACCGACCACTTCGCGTTCCTCGCGTACCGAAGCGCCGCGGAGATCGCCACGCGCGTTCCCGGGCCCATCGGCGAGCCGACGGCCCGTGCGCTCGGCCGCGCCCTCTCGCTCGCCCAACCAGGAAGGCGCCGCATCGTCCGTCGCAATCTCGAACGGGTGTGGGGTGGCCCGCGCGGGGCGGCCGCGACCGGGCGCGCCGTGTCCGCAGCGTTCGACTCGTACGGTCGCTACTGGCTGGAGCTGTTCCGGCTTCCCTCCGATCCCGACGGGGTGCTCCGGGGGTGGTCGATCGACGGCTTCGAACACGTGGAAGCGAGCATCGGGCTCGGCCGGGGAACACTCCTGGCGCTCCCACACCTCGGGGGGTGGGAGGCCGCGGGCCTCTGGATGACGTCGCAGGGTCACCACCTGAGCGTCGTCGTCGAGAAGGTGGAGCCCCCGGAGCTCTTCGACTGGTTCGTCGACATCCGTGAGTCGCTCGGCATGGACGTGATCCCGCTGGGCCCCGACGTGGCGACACGATCGCTGCAGGCCCTGGCCGACAACAGTGTGCTGTGCCTCCTGTGCGACCGCGACCTCACCGGCGACGGCGTCGAGGTCGAGTTCTTCGGCGAGACGACGACGCTGCCCGCCGGTCCCGCGCTCCTGGCACTGCGCACCGGAGCGCCGCTTCTTCCCGCGGCCGTCTACTTCAGACCCCGCGGCGGGCACCATGCCGTGGTCCGGCCTCCGCTCGACGCCGCCCGCCGTGGCAAGCTGAGGGACGACATCGTGGATCTCACCCAGCGCCTGGCTCATGAGCTCGAGGAGCTCATCCGGGCAGCGCCGGAGCAATGGCATCTGATGCAGCCCAACTGGCCCAGCGACCGCACCACCGGCGGCCGGGGACGGCGCGCCCCGTTCCGGATGCCGTTCCGGGCGCCGTGA
- a CDS encoding HIT domain-containing protein, translated as MSIERIWAGWRSSYVEGVADDNRSEGEAATGDLFERLADADPDEALVLARDASVFAVMNAYPYSSGHCMVAPLRRVGPLEDLTDEELTALTRMVRDATVAVKAAYRPDGVNIGMNLGTAAGAGVPGHLHVHVLPRWAADTNFMTTVAETRVMPEDLRTSYEKLRASWPGGSGTAE; from the coding sequence ATGAGCATCGAGCGGATCTGGGCGGGGTGGCGTTCGTCCTACGTGGAGGGCGTGGCCGACGACAACCGCTCCGAGGGCGAGGCGGCGACCGGCGATCTCTTCGAGCGCCTGGCCGATGCAGATCCTGACGAGGCTCTCGTGCTCGCCCGCGACGCGTCGGTGTTCGCCGTCATGAACGCGTACCCCTACTCGTCGGGCCACTGCATGGTGGCGCCGCTACGCCGGGTCGGTCCGCTCGAGGACCTCACCGACGAGGAGCTCACGGCCCTGACCCGGATGGTGCGCGACGCCACGGTGGCCGTGAAGGCCGCCTACCGCCCCGACGGCGTGAACATCGGCATGAACCTCGGCACGGCGGCCGGTGCCGGGGTCCCGGGCCACCTGCACGTCCACGTGCTGCCGCGCTGGGCGGCCGATACGAACTTCATGACGACGGTCGCGGAGACTCGCGTCATGCCCGAGGACCTCCGCACGAGCTACGAAAAGCTGCGTGCGTCCTGGCCGGGCGGCTCGGGGACAGCGGAGTGA
- a CDS encoding elongation factor G, protein MSPEASDRIRNVALVGHGGSGKTTLTEAALFEAGAVPRAGTVEDGTTVCDFDPEEVRRGLSVSLAVAPLLYDGHRINLIDTPGYADFIGDVTAALRVADLAVFVVSAVEGVEVGTETAWRLAEERDLPRAVFVTKLDRERASFDRTLAELKEKFGAGVAPLELPIGVEADFRGVIDLLDDSARTYVDGTATVGPVPDDMAVTEHEIHEALIEGIVVGDDDLTERYLADEKLDLGEIVHALADGIAAADVFPVLCGSGTTHIGIDRLLRFIVDEGPPPTVHDGGTAAFVFKTIADPYVGRVNLFKVLAGSVRSDDHLTNDRTGADLRLHQITTICGKEQEPTPEVGAGDIGAVAKLTDTATGDLLRASGATVTVDPLESPPPVLATAVRAATKADDDKLATALHRLEDEDPSLTVERNDRTHQVVLRGMGETHLSLTMSRLRDKYGVDATEEPVAVEYLETVTTSAEAEGKHKKQSGGHGQFGVAVIKLEPAPPGTGLEFVDAVVGGAIPRPFIPAVEKGIREAMERGGLHGFPVVDVKVTLFDGKHHSVDSNEASFKMAGSLAFRNALESARPVVLEPVSELVVMVPEEFQGDVMGDLNAKRGRIQGSASLGRGEAEIVAHVPTAEILRYAIDLRSMTHGRGRFHAEHDSYEQVPAHIADSLGG, encoded by the coding sequence ATGTCACCGGAGGCGAGCGACAGGATCCGCAACGTGGCGCTCGTGGGCCACGGGGGTTCCGGGAAGACCACCCTGACCGAGGCAGCCCTCTTCGAAGCCGGAGCGGTCCCCCGCGCCGGCACCGTCGAGGACGGCACGACCGTGTGCGACTTCGACCCCGAGGAGGTCCGCCGTGGGCTCTCGGTGTCACTCGCGGTCGCTCCGCTCCTCTACGACGGTCACCGCATCAACCTCATCGACACGCCCGGCTACGCCGACTTCATCGGTGACGTGACGGCAGCCCTGCGCGTCGCGGACCTGGCGGTCTTCGTCGTGTCCGCCGTGGAGGGCGTCGAAGTCGGGACGGAGACAGCGTGGCGTCTCGCCGAGGAGCGCGACCTTCCGCGCGCCGTGTTCGTCACGAAGCTCGACCGGGAGCGTGCGTCATTCGACCGGACCCTCGCGGAGCTCAAGGAGAAGTTCGGAGCGGGCGTGGCGCCGCTGGAGCTCCCCATCGGCGTCGAGGCCGACTTCCGTGGCGTGATCGACCTCCTCGACGACAGCGCGCGCACCTACGTCGACGGCACCGCGACCGTCGGGCCCGTCCCCGACGACATGGCGGTCACCGAGCACGAGATCCACGAGGCGCTCATCGAGGGCATCGTCGTGGGCGACGACGACCTCACCGAGAGGTATCTCGCGGACGAGAAGCTCGACCTCGGCGAGATCGTGCACGCCCTCGCCGACGGCATCGCCGCAGCCGACGTGTTCCCCGTGCTGTGCGGGAGCGGGACGACCCACATCGGCATCGACCGGCTGCTGCGGTTCATCGTGGACGAGGGCCCGCCCCCGACCGTGCACGATGGCGGGACGGCCGCCTTCGTCTTCAAGACCATCGCCGATCCCTACGTGGGCCGGGTCAACCTCTTCAAGGTTCTGGCGGGCTCCGTCCGATCCGACGACCACCTCACGAACGACCGCACCGGGGCCGATCTCCGCCTCCACCAGATCACGACGATCTGCGGGAAGGAGCAGGAGCCCACGCCCGAGGTCGGCGCGGGCGACATCGGTGCCGTGGCCAAGCTGACCGACACCGCCACGGGCGACCTCCTGCGCGCCTCCGGCGCCACGGTCACGGTCGACCCTCTCGAGAGCCCGCCCCCGGTTCTCGCCACGGCCGTACGCGCGGCCACCAAGGCCGACGACGACAAGCTCGCCACGGCACTTCACCGCCTCGAGGACGAGGACCCCTCACTCACGGTGGAGCGCAACGACCGGACGCACCAGGTCGTTCTCCGGGGGATGGGAGAGACCCACCTCTCGCTCACGATGTCGCGCCTGCGCGACAAGTACGGCGTCGACGCCACCGAGGAGCCGGTCGCGGTCGAGTACCTCGAGACCGTCACCACGTCGGCCGAGGCTGAGGGCAAGCACAAGAAGCAGAGCGGTGGCCACGGCCAGTTCGGTGTCGCCGTCATCAAGCTCGAGCCGGCACCGCCCGGAACGGGTCTGGAGTTCGTCGACGCCGTCGTGGGTGGCGCGATACCCCGGCCGTTCATCCCCGCCGTCGAGAAGGGCATCCGTGAGGCCATGGAGCGCGGCGGGCTCCACGGTTTCCCTGTCGTCGACGTGAAGGTCACGCTCTTCGACGGGAAGCACCACAGCGTCGACTCCAACGAGGCCAGCTTCAAGATGGCGGGATCGCTGGCGTTCCGGAACGCTCTGGAGAGCGCCAGGCCCGTCGTGCTCGAGCCCGTGAGTGAGCTCGTCGTGATGGTCCCCGAGGAGTTCCAGGGCGACGTGATGGGCGACCTCAACGCCAAGCGCGGTCGCATCCAGGGATCGGCGTCGCTCGGGCGCGGCGAGGCCGAAATCGTGGCCCATGTGCCGACGGCCGAGATCCTGCGCTACGCCATCGACCTCCGCTCCATGACCCACGGCCGGGGGCGCTTCCACGCCGAGCACGACTCCTACGAGCAGGTGCCCGCCCACATCGCCGACTCGCTCGGCGGCTGA
- a CDS encoding glycosyltransferase family 4 protein, giving the protein MRVAIVSPYSLSVPGGVQGQALGLARALRAQGVDARVVGPCDGPPPEPGVVPVGTTTGVSTNGSIAPIAPGPAVARRTRDALRDIDPDVVHLHEPFVPGPTISTLIEGAWPMVGTFHVSGDPVAVYQMARSLTRRGSRRLSAAVAVSEEARETASSLLDIECTLLPNGVEVERFAEALPWPSDRPAVVFVGRHEPRKGLDVLLEAYRDLGDVADLWVCGDGPATKRLQASAPDGVAWLGRVDDRELARRLKGAAVFCAPSVSGESFGIVLVEAMAARTPVVASDIDGYRRVARDGREALLVEPRRPGALAEAIRNVLTDPGLAAGLVEAGIARADEFSMNALAERYREIYESIRATTPGSLAGRR; this is encoded by the coding sequence GTGAGGGTCGCGATCGTCAGCCCGTACTCCCTGTCGGTACCCGGCGGTGTCCAGGGCCAGGCCCTCGGGCTCGCCCGTGCCCTCCGCGCGCAGGGAGTCGACGCGCGTGTGGTCGGCCCGTGCGACGGCCCACCACCGGAGCCCGGTGTCGTGCCCGTCGGAACGACAACGGGCGTCTCCACGAACGGGTCGATCGCACCCATCGCACCCGGGCCGGCGGTTGCCCGCCGCACCCGCGACGCCCTGCGCGACATCGACCCCGACGTCGTGCACCTGCACGAGCCCTTCGTGCCGGGACCGACGATCTCCACACTGATCGAGGGTGCCTGGCCCATGGTCGGGACGTTCCACGTCTCGGGAGATCCCGTGGCGGTGTACCAGATGGCCCGGTCGCTGACCCGGCGGGGGAGCCGACGGCTCTCCGCGGCGGTGGCGGTCTCGGAGGAGGCGCGGGAGACCGCGAGCTCCCTTCTCGACATCGAGTGCACCCTCCTTCCCAACGGCGTGGAGGTCGAGAGGTTCGCGGAGGCGCTGCCGTGGCCATCGGACCGTCCGGCCGTCGTATTCGTCGGACGCCACGAGCCCCGTAAGGGACTCGACGTCCTCCTGGAGGCCTACCGCGACCTCGGCGACGTCGCAGATCTCTGGGTGTGCGGTGACGGCCCCGCCACGAAACGGCTCCAGGCGTCGGCACCCGACGGGGTCGCATGGCTCGGCCGCGTCGACGACCGTGAGCTCGCTCGGCGCCTGAAGGGCGCTGCGGTTTTCTGTGCGCCCTCGGTGTCGGGGGAGTCGTTCGGGATCGTTCTCGTGGAGGCCATGGCCGCGCGCACGCCCGTCGTGGCGAGCGACATCGACGGCTACCGGCGTGTGGCGCGTGATGGCCGCGAGGCGCTGCTCGTGGAGCCGCGCCGGCCCGGCGCGCTCGCCGAGGCGATCCGCAACGTCCTCACGGACCCCGGGCTCGCCGCCGGTCTCGTCGAGGCCGGCATCGCGCGCGCCGACGAGTTCTCGATGAACGCCCTCGCGGAGCGCTACCGGGAGATCTACGAGTCGATCCGCGCCACGACGCCCGGATCGCTCGCGGGTCGTCGCTGA
- a CDS encoding LemA family protein, with protein MTAFIIIAVIVVLLVITVVVMYNRLVRDRNRVDNAWSQIDVQLKRRYDLIPNLVETVKGYAAHEKETFEQVTAARAQAINAEGVHEQANAENVLEGALKSLFAVSEAYPDLKANQNFLNLQEELTATEDKIAYARQFFNDSTLNFNTRIQSFPNNILAGMFNFTEREYFEADPESTGPVQVEF; from the coding sequence GTGACCGCCTTCATCATCATCGCCGTGATCGTCGTCCTGCTCGTCATCACGGTGGTCGTCATGTACAACCGCCTCGTGCGTGACCGCAACCGGGTCGACAACGCCTGGTCGCAGATCGACGTGCAGCTCAAGCGCCGCTACGACCTCATCCCGAATCTCGTGGAGACGGTCAAGGGCTACGCCGCTCACGAGAAGGAGACCTTCGAGCAGGTCACGGCCGCACGCGCCCAGGCCATCAACGCGGAAGGCGTCCACGAGCAGGCCAACGCCGAGAACGTCCTGGAGGGAGCACTCAAGTCGTTGTTCGCGGTGTCCGAGGCGTACCCCGACCTCAAGGCCAACCAGAACTTCCTCAACCTCCAGGAGGAGCTCACCGCCACCGAGGACAAGATCGCCTACGCACGCCAGTTCTTCAACGACTCGACGCTGAACTTCAACACCCGGATCCAGAGCTTCCCCAACAACATCCTCGCGGGGATGTTCAACTTCACCGAACGCGAGTACTTCGAAGCCGACCCCGAGAGCACCGGGCCCGTGCAGGTGGAGTTCTAG
- the pdxS gene encoding pyridoxal 5'-phosphate synthase lyase subunit PdxS → MSDSTPDPAAPAGTTGTTRVKRGLAEMLRGGVIMDVVTPEQAVVAEQAGAVAVMALERVPADIRRDGGVARMSDPEMIEAIQAAVSIPVMAKCRIGHFAEAQVLESLGVDYIDESEVLTPADEAHHVDKWAFTVPFVCGATNLGEALRRISEGAAMIRSKGEAGTGDIVQAVRHLRSILGDIRALTVSDSAGIHRRAKEMQAPVDLVAEVAERGELPVPLFCAGGIATPADAALVMQLGAQATFVGSGIFKSDDPAPRAKAIVEATAHHADPAIVAKVSRGLGDAMPGRAEGELGEHLADRGW, encoded by the coding sequence GTGAGCGACTCCACCCCCGACCCGGCGGCGCCCGCCGGAACCACCGGCACGACCCGGGTCAAGCGCGGCCTCGCCGAGATGCTGCGCGGGGGCGTCATCATGGACGTCGTCACGCCTGAGCAGGCGGTCGTGGCCGAGCAGGCCGGTGCGGTGGCCGTGATGGCCCTCGAGCGGGTGCCGGCCGACATCCGTCGCGACGGTGGCGTCGCCCGCATGAGCGACCCCGAGATGATCGAGGCCATCCAGGCCGCCGTCTCGATCCCCGTGATGGCCAAGTGCCGCATCGGCCACTTCGCCGAGGCACAGGTCCTCGAGTCGCTGGGTGTCGACTACATCGACGAGAGCGAGGTGCTCACACCCGCCGACGAGGCCCACCACGTCGACAAGTGGGCCTTCACCGTGCCCTTCGTGTGCGGTGCCACCAACCTCGGTGAGGCCCTGCGCCGAATCTCGGAGGGCGCCGCCATGATCCGCTCCAAGGGGGAGGCCGGCACCGGCGACATCGTGCAGGCGGTGCGCCACCTGCGGTCCATCCTCGGCGACATCCGCGCGCTGACCGTCTCCGACTCCGCCGGGATCCACCGCCGGGCCAAGGAGATGCAGGCGCCCGTCGACCTCGTCGCCGAGGTCGCCGAGCGTGGCGAGCTACCCGTCCCGCTGTTCTGCGCCGGGGGGATCGCCACGCCCGCCGACGCGGCGCTCGTGATGCAGCTCGGCGCCCAGGCCACGTTCGTCGGCAGCGGGATCTTCAAGAGCGACGATCCCGCACCGCGCGCCAAGGCCATCGTGGAGGCCACCGCGCACCACGCCGATCCCGCCATCGTCGCCAAGGTGTCGCGCGGCCTGGGTGATGCGATGCCCGGGCGAGCCGAGGGCGAGCTCGGCGAGCACCTGGCCGACCGCGGCTGGTGA